One segment of Streptosporangium brasiliense DNA contains the following:
- a CDS encoding cellulose binding domain-containing protein, producing MTSGNRIASLLGPASTGAVAALVAAACVGGTPTARHTAAHPAATAAGCSATVTLVESWPGGYRGAATISNSGGRPMKDWYIQWVMPRGATLTQAWNGTHMQSGPVAMIHAPAGKPALPPGATVSGIGFVGAAASPPAFTEITCG from the coding sequence GTGACGTCCGGGAACAGGATCGCGTCACTGCTGGGACCGGCGTCGACGGGGGCCGTGGCGGCCCTGGTCGCGGCCGCCTGCGTCGGCGGGACGCCGACGGCCCGGCACACCGCCGCCCATCCGGCGGCTACCGCTGCCGGCTGCTCGGCCACGGTCACCCTCGTCGAGTCATGGCCGGGCGGCTACCGGGGCGCGGCGACGATCAGCAACTCCGGCGGCCGGCCGATGAAGGACTGGTACATCCAGTGGGTCATGCCCCGGGGCGCGACGCTCACCCAGGCGTGGAACGGCACTCACATGCAGAGCGGCCCCGTCGCGATGATCCACGCGCCGGCCGGGAAGCCCGCGCTGCCGCCGGGGGCCACGGTCTCCGGCATCGGCTTCGTGGGCGCCGCCGCCTCGCCCCCGGCCTTCACCGAGATCACCTGCGGCTGA
- a CDS encoding lytic polysaccharide monooxygenase auxiliary activity family 9 protein, whose protein sequence is MSKWRSIAVASAVAFMSALLAVVLVPVPASAHGAMMVPGSRTYLCWQDGLSTTGQIIPINPACEAAVAQSGANSLYNWFSLLRSDGAGRTRGFIPDGQVCSGGNPGYSGFDLPNADWPVTHLTSGAGIQFKYNKWAAHPGWFYLYVTKDGWNPNRALTWDDLESQPFHTADHPQSVGSPGTNDAHYYWNATLPSGKSGRHIIYSVWKRSDSNETFYNCSDVVFDGGNGEVTGVGRPGPTPNPTPTPTPTPTPTVTGGPGSGCAATYRTVNSWSGGFQAEVTVTNRGSSALNGWTVNWTLGSGSAVNNLWNATYTTSGSAVTAKNADWNRTLAPNGSTTFGFTGVGTSGSPALTCTSP, encoded by the coding sequence GTGAGTAAATGGCGAAGTATCGCTGTCGCCAGCGCGGTCGCGTTCATGTCCGCGCTGCTCGCCGTCGTTCTCGTGCCCGTTCCGGCCTCGGCGCACGGAGCCATGATGGTGCCGGGCAGCCGCACCTACCTCTGCTGGCAGGACGGCCTGTCGACGACGGGTCAGATCATCCCCATCAACCCCGCCTGCGAGGCGGCGGTGGCCCAGAGCGGGGCCAACTCCCTCTACAACTGGTTCAGCCTGCTCCGCTCCGACGGTGCGGGGCGGACCCGGGGATTCATCCCCGACGGCCAGGTGTGCAGCGGCGGCAATCCCGGCTACAGCGGGTTCGACCTGCCGAACGCCGACTGGCCGGTGACCCACCTGACCTCCGGGGCCGGGATCCAGTTCAAATACAACAAGTGGGCCGCCCACCCCGGCTGGTTCTACCTGTACGTCACCAAGGACGGCTGGAACCCCAACCGGGCGCTCACCTGGGACGACCTTGAGTCCCAGCCCTTCCACACCGCCGACCACCCGCAGAGCGTCGGCTCCCCGGGCACCAACGACGCCCACTACTACTGGAACGCCACGCTGCCCTCGGGCAAGTCCGGCCGCCACATCATCTACTCGGTCTGGAAGCGCTCCGACTCCAACGAGACGTTCTACAACTGCTCCGACGTCGTCTTCGACGGCGGCAACGGAGAGGTGACCGGCGTCGGCCGGCCGGGGCCCACCCCCAATCCGACGCCCACCCCCACGCCCACGCCGACGCCGACCGTCACGGGAGGGCCGGGCAGCGGGTGCGCCGCCACCTACCGGACCGTCAACTCCTGGTCGGGCGGGTTCCAGGCCGAGGTGACCGTGACCAACCGTGGCTCCTCCGCCCTCAACGGCTGGACGGTGAACTGGACGCTCGGCAGCGGCAGCGCCGTCAACAACCTGTGGAACGCCACCTACACCACGTCCGGGTCCGCCGTCACCGCCAAGAACGCCGACTGGAACCGGACCCTGGCGCCCAACGGCTCGACCACGTTCGGGTTCACCGGCGTCGGGACCAGCGGCTCGCCTGCCCTCACCTGCACCAGCCCCTAG
- a CDS encoding STAS domain-containing protein, whose translation MAIRLEKRADTDGSFLLIPVGDLDRDAAEALSTAVGECLAHPPGRLVIQMTHVQFCDSSGIVALLDAHAEAAGRGTELVLADVSEHLRALFRISALDQVVRIVEESRG comes from the coding sequence ATGGCCATTCGGCTGGAGAAGCGGGCGGACACCGACGGCTCGTTCTTGCTCATCCCGGTCGGCGACCTCGATCGCGACGCGGCGGAGGCGCTGTCCACCGCGGTGGGGGAATGTCTCGCCCACCCGCCCGGCAGACTGGTGATCCAGATGACACACGTGCAGTTCTGCGACTCGTCGGGGATCGTCGCCCTGCTCGACGCCCACGCCGAAGCGGCGGGGCGGGGCACCGAGCTGGTCCTCGCCGACGTCAGCGAGCACCTGCGGGCGCTCTTCCGGATCTCCGCCCTCGACCAGGTCGTCCGGATTGTCGAAGAATCTCGTGGCTGA
- a CDS encoding TetR/AcrR family transcriptional regulator, whose protein sequence is MSTQPELTPLTPRAAEIVTVARELLEEEGRDALTMRALADRLGIRAPSLYKHLPDKAAVEAALMERGFAEIGTALYAALQAALGSAPRGEPVDAVLRAYRRTALAHPNLYRLATSGPLPRQRLAPGLEEWAGTPFFLAAGEPYLAQALWSFAHGMVILELDGRYPDGSDLDRTWAEGAHAFTSRPAR, encoded by the coding sequence ATGAGCACCCAGCCGGAACTGACCCCCCTCACCCCCCGGGCGGCGGAGATCGTCACGGTCGCCCGAGAGCTGCTGGAGGAGGAGGGACGCGACGCCCTCACCATGCGCGCCCTGGCCGACCGGCTCGGCATCCGGGCCCCGTCGCTCTACAAGCACCTGCCCGACAAGGCCGCCGTCGAGGCCGCGCTCATGGAGCGGGGGTTCGCCGAGATAGGGACGGCCCTCTACGCGGCGCTCCAGGCGGCCCTCGGCTCGGCGCCCCGAGGGGAGCCGGTCGACGCGGTGCTCCGCGCCTACCGGCGCACCGCCCTGGCCCATCCCAACCTCTACCGCCTGGCGACCTCGGGACCGCTCCCCCGGCAGCGGCTCGCCCCCGGCCTGGAGGAGTGGGCGGGCACCCCCTTCTTCCTGGCCGCCGGCGAGCCGTACCTGGCCCAGGCGCTGTGGTCCTTCGCCCACGGGATGGTGATCCTGGAGCTCGACGGCCGCTACCCCGACGGCTCCGACCTCGACCGGACCTGGGCGGAAGGGGCCCACGCCTTCACCTCGCGTCCGGCCCGATGA
- a CDS encoding type B 50S ribosomal protein L31: MKQGIHPDYRPVVFRDPSAGTAFLTRSTMTSDKTVEWEDGNVYPLVDVDVSSASHPFYTGRGRVLDTAGRVERFNQRYGKR; encoded by the coding sequence ATGAAGCAGGGCATCCACCCCGACTACCGCCCGGTCGTCTTCCGCGACCCGAGCGCGGGCACCGCCTTCCTCACCCGCTCGACCATGACCAGCGACAAGACCGTCGAATGGGAGGACGGCAACGTCTACCCGCTGGTCGACGTCGACGTCTCCTCCGCCAGCCACCCCTTCTACACCGGACGCGGCCGGGTGCTCGACACCGCCGGCCGGGTGGAGCGCTTCAACCAGCGGTACGGGAAGCGCTGA
- a CDS encoding glycosyl hydrolase family 18 protein, whose translation MRRTAAVLLALVLATALAAISAPANAATRLTAAFTLTGNQGKFVVSNPGTTPVTGWSITFDLPAGVTVSGAQNATTTQSGTRVKLTPAFYINTVRANGNTEPYSPTFTLSSGVQPTSCTINNANCDGSGDPPPPDAPLTAAYSGSGTQGKFVVSNNTDTALNGWSITFDLPAGVTASGAENASLSQSGRQVTLSPAHYNTTVAARGSTEPYSPSFRLSASAEPENCRVNDVRCDGSADTAPAAPGNLRSPVKTTKTVSLAWDAATPGSLPIVGYQVYNGATLATTVTGTAATLTGLTPNTEYTFTVKTKDRKGTLSPASAALKVTTNNAGDDTQPPTAPANLRSTGKTSSSVSLAWGASTDNKGIAGYEVYAGANLVAAVTDTSATVSGLSPSTEYTFTVKARDLYDNLSAASNALKVSTDDIVGSGYARVGYFVQWGIYGRQYFVRNLDTTGVAAKLTHLNYAFGNIDPVNLTCLHGVTKGTTANPQDPNQGDGAGDADADYGRPMSAGQSVDGVADTGWEKLRGNYNQLRKLKAKYPNLKVLISLGGWTYSKYFSDVAATDASRKKFVSSCIDMYIKGNLPVYNAAGGPGSAAGIFDGIDLDWEWPGAEGHAGNHIGANDKANNTLLIAEFRRQLDALTQETGKRYQLTAFTPADPAKIAAGWDLPEVAKSLDIFNVQGYDFHGSGSDNSWEPNRTGHQGNLYADTDDPYSFHFSVENAVDVYLQAGVNPRKITVGLAYYGRGWQGVADGGKSGEWQSATGAAPGQFTDEAGTRGYANLMASVPGCTVKHDEQAVATYCYTGNGGQWWTFDDAWSIGKKTAWLRSKGLLGVMIWEMSGDPGSLTSAVDAGLR comes from the coding sequence ATGCGCCGAACCGCCGCTGTGCTGCTGGCTCTCGTCCTGGCGACCGCCCTCGCCGCCATCAGCGCTCCCGCCAACGCCGCCACCCGACTGACGGCCGCCTTCACCCTGACCGGCAATCAGGGCAAGTTCGTGGTGAGCAATCCCGGCACCACGCCGGTGACCGGATGGTCGATCACGTTCGACCTGCCGGCCGGGGTCACCGTCAGCGGTGCCCAGAACGCCACCACCACCCAGAGCGGGACGCGGGTCAAGCTGACCCCGGCCTTCTACATCAACACCGTGCGGGCGAACGGGAACACCGAGCCGTACAGTCCCACGTTCACCCTCAGCTCGGGGGTCCAGCCGACGAGCTGCACGATCAACAACGCCAACTGCGACGGCAGCGGCGACCCGCCGCCGCCGGACGCGCCCCTCACCGCCGCCTACTCGGGCAGCGGGACGCAGGGCAAGTTCGTGGTCAGCAACAACACCGACACCGCGCTCAACGGCTGGTCGATCACGTTCGACCTGCCGGCCGGGGTCACCGCGAGCGGCGCGGAGAACGCCTCGCTGAGCCAGAGCGGGCGCCAGGTCACGCTGAGCCCGGCCCACTACAACACGACGGTGGCCGCGCGCGGGTCCACCGAGCCCTACAGCCCCTCCTTCCGGCTCAGCGCCTCCGCCGAGCCGGAGAACTGCCGGGTCAACGACGTCAGATGTGACGGTTCGGCCGACACGGCGCCGGCCGCGCCGGGGAACCTGCGCTCGCCGGTCAAGACCACCAAGACCGTGTCGCTGGCGTGGGACGCGGCGACCCCGGGGAGCCTCCCGATCGTCGGCTACCAGGTCTACAACGGCGCCACCCTGGCCACGACGGTCACCGGGACGGCCGCGACCCTCACCGGCCTGACCCCGAACACCGAATACACCTTCACCGTCAAGACCAAGGACAGGAAAGGGACCCTCTCCCCGGCCAGCGCGGCGCTGAAGGTGACGACCAACAACGCCGGCGACGACACCCAGCCGCCCACCGCGCCCGCCAACCTGCGCAGCACCGGAAAGACCTCCTCCAGCGTCTCCCTCGCGTGGGGGGCCTCGACCGACAACAAGGGCATCGCCGGCTACGAGGTCTACGCCGGCGCGAACCTGGTGGCGGCGGTCACCGACACCTCCGCCACGGTGAGCGGGCTGTCGCCGTCCACCGAATACACCTTCACCGTCAAGGCCCGCGACCTGTACGACAACCTCTCGGCCGCGAGCAACGCGTTGAAGGTGAGCACCGACGACATCGTCGGCAGCGGCTACGCCCGGGTCGGCTACTTCGTGCAGTGGGGCATCTACGGCCGCCAGTACTTCGTGCGCAACCTCGACACGACCGGTGTCGCGGCGAAGCTGACCCACCTCAACTACGCCTTCGGCAACATCGACCCGGTGAACCTGACCTGCCTGCACGGTGTCACCAAGGGCACCACGGCCAACCCCCAGGACCCGAACCAGGGTGACGGGGCGGGCGACGCGGACGCCGACTACGGCAGGCCGATGAGCGCGGGGCAGTCGGTGGACGGCGTCGCCGACACCGGCTGGGAGAAGCTGCGCGGCAACTACAACCAGCTCCGCAAGCTCAAGGCGAAGTATCCGAACCTGAAGGTGCTGATCTCGCTCGGCGGCTGGACCTACTCGAAGTATTTCTCCGACGTGGCGGCCACCGACGCCTCCCGGAAGAAGTTCGTGAGCTCCTGCATCGACATGTACATCAAGGGCAACCTGCCGGTCTACAACGCCGCGGGCGGTCCGGGCAGCGCCGCCGGGATCTTCGACGGCATCGACCTCGACTGGGAGTGGCCCGGTGCCGAGGGACACGCCGGCAACCACATCGGCGCCAACGACAAGGCGAACAACACGCTGCTGATCGCCGAGTTCCGCAGGCAGCTCGACGCGCTGACCCAGGAGACCGGCAAGCGCTACCAGCTCACCGCGTTCACCCCGGCCGACCCGGCGAAGATCGCCGCCGGCTGGGACCTGCCGGAGGTCGCCAAGTCCCTGGACATCTTCAACGTCCAGGGCTACGACTTCCACGGCTCGGGCAGCGACAACTCCTGGGAGCCGAACCGGACCGGGCACCAGGGCAACCTGTACGCCGACACCGACGACCCGTACTCCTTCCACTTCAGCGTCGAGAACGCGGTCGACGTCTATCTGCAGGCCGGGGTGAACCCGCGCAAGATCACCGTTGGCCTCGCCTACTACGGGCGCGGCTGGCAGGGCGTCGCCGACGGCGGCAAGTCCGGCGAGTGGCAGTCGGCCACCGGCGCGGCGCCCGGCCAGTTCACCGACGAGGCGGGCACCCGCGGATACGCCAACCTGATGGCCAGTGTGCCGGGATGCACCGTCAAGCATGACGAGCAGGCGGTCGCGACCTACTGCTACACCGGCAACGGAGGCCAGTGGTGGACCTTCGACGACGCGTGGTCGATCGGCAAGAAGACCGCGTGGCTGCGGAGCAAGGGCCTGCTCGGCGTGATGATCTGGGAGATGTCCGGTGACCCCGGCTCCCTGACCAGCGCCGTCGACGCCGGCCTGAGGTAG
- the rpmG gene encoding 50S ribosomal protein L33: MARNELRPVTRLRSSAGTGYTYVTRKNRRNDPDRLTLAKYDPIIRKHVTFREDR, encoded by the coding sequence TTGGCCAGGAACGAGCTGCGCCCCGTGACCAGACTGCGGTCGTCCGCGGGCACCGGCTACACCTACGTGACCCGCAAGAACCGGCGGAACGACCCCGACCGCCTCACGCTCGCCAAGTACGACCCGATCATCCGCAAGCACGTGACGTTCCGAGAGGACCGATGA
- a CDS encoding EF-hand domain-containing protein: MSAEPTGERLTELRQAFAAIDGDGDGFITEKEFGEHFPDLPAEAIGSLNRDADADGDGRLSFEEFIRIVSRD, translated from the coding sequence ATGTCGGCAGAGCCCACCGGTGAGCGGTTGACGGAGCTGAGGCAGGCGTTCGCCGCCATCGACGGCGACGGCGACGGCTTCATCACGGAGAAGGAGTTCGGCGAGCACTTCCCCGACCTGCCCGCCGAGGCCATCGGGTCGCTGAACCGTGACGCCGACGCCGACGGCGACGGGCGCCTCTCCTTCGAGGAGTTCATCCGGATCGTGTCGCGGGACTGA
- a CDS encoding GNAT family N-acetyltransferase gives MIRPATPDDVPAIIDMIRELAEYERALDEVETTAEQLHDALFGPAPAAFCHIATDGEQAAGFALWFVTYSTWLGKHGIYLEDLYVRPGHRGQGYGKQLLAELARICVERGYGRFEWSVLDWNTPSIAFYRALGAEPLDEWDKYRLTGAALEKLAATESLG, from the coding sequence ATGATTCGTCCCGCGACACCGGATGACGTTCCGGCGATCATCGACATGATCCGTGAGCTGGCGGAGTACGAGCGGGCGCTCGACGAGGTCGAGACCACCGCGGAGCAGCTCCACGACGCGCTCTTCGGCCCCGCCCCCGCCGCGTTCTGCCACATCGCCACCGACGGGGAGCAGGCGGCGGGGTTCGCGCTCTGGTTCGTCACCTACTCCACCTGGCTGGGCAAGCACGGGATATACCTCGAAGACCTCTACGTCCGCCCGGGTCACCGGGGTCAGGGGTACGGCAAGCAGCTGCTGGCCGAGCTCGCCCGCATCTGCGTGGAGCGCGGTTACGGCCGGTTCGAGTGGTCGGTTCTCGACTGGAACACCCCGAGCATCGCCTTCTACCGGGCACTGGGCGCGGAGCCGCTCGACGAATGGGACAAATACCGGCTCACGGGAGCGGCGCTCGAAAAACTCGCCGCGACGGAGAGCCTGGGATAA
- a CDS encoding SRPBCC domain-containing protein, whose product MLKKILLIAVALLVAVPAGLYAWTLAAPHKIRTEIEINASPERVWQVLTDFGSYPQWNPFIVSAEGQARVGAVLTNQLSDQGEITTFSPTVLAATPGRELRWIGRFGVPGIVDGEHYFRIEDLGAGRSRLTQGETFTGALVPLAGGALEVADNFAAMNTALKARAEKMP is encoded by the coding sequence GTGCTCAAGAAGATCCTGCTCATCGCCGTCGCCCTGCTCGTCGCCGTCCCCGCGGGCCTGTACGCCTGGACGCTCGCGGCCCCCCACAAGATCCGCACCGAGATCGAGATCAACGCTTCGCCGGAGCGGGTGTGGCAGGTGCTGACCGACTTCGGCTCCTATCCGCAGTGGAACCCGTTCATCGTGAGCGCGGAGGGACAGGCACGTGTCGGCGCGGTGCTCACCAACCAGCTCTCCGACCAGGGCGAGATCACCACTTTCAGCCCCACGGTCCTGGCCGCCACCCCCGGGCGGGAGCTGCGCTGGATCGGCCGGTTCGGGGTGCCGGGGATCGTGGACGGCGAGCACTACTTCCGCATCGAGGACCTCGGCGCCGGACGCAGCCGGCTGACGCAGGGCGAGACGTTCACCGGCGCGCTCGTGCCGCTGGCCGGCGGCGCCCTGGAGGTGGCCGACAACTTCGCGGCGATGAACACGGCGCTGAAGGCCCGCGCTGAGAAGATGCCCTGA
- a CDS encoding ATP-binding protein: MAEAAQEGVRAAPEGTQAAEEGPRAAADGAQVTLDGARATADGAQVALDGARAASDGVHMTLDGAQVAPDGARAAADGKVSFPIVGDLAGLRRLARRFLEPEAFDELREMNFILAISEAANNVLDHAGTAGTVTLLRAADRIVAEISDRAGLLTDAEAGTTAPPVGSRRGYGLWLMRQMCDKVEILHGPAGSTVRLTVLRA; this comes from the coding sequence GTGGCTGAGGCGGCCCAGGAGGGCGTACGGGCGGCCCCGGAGGGCACGCAGGCGGCGGAGGAGGGCCCCCGAGCCGCCGCGGATGGCGCGCAGGTGACCCTGGACGGCGCGCGGGCGACCGCGGACGGGGCGCAGGTCGCACTGGACGGCGCGCGGGCGGCCTCGGACGGCGTGCACATGACCCTGGACGGCGCGCAGGTCGCGCCGGACGGCGCGCGGGCGGCCGCGGACGGGAAGGTGTCCTTCCCGATCGTCGGCGATCTCGCCGGGCTCCGGCGGCTGGCCCGCCGGTTCCTGGAGCCGGAGGCGTTCGACGAGCTGCGGGAGATGAACTTCATCCTCGCCATCAGCGAGGCCGCCAACAACGTGCTCGACCACGCCGGCACCGCGGGCACCGTCACCCTGCTGCGTGCCGCCGACCGGATCGTGGCGGAGATCAGTGACCGGGCGGGGCTGCTCACCGACGCCGAGGCCGGCACGACCGCGCCCCCGGTCGGGTCCCGCCGCGGCTACGGGCTCTGGCTGATGCGTCAGATGTGCGACAAGGTGGAGATCCTGCACGGTCCGGCCGGATCCACCGTCCGGCTCACCGTCCTGCGCGCCTGA
- a CDS encoding SpoIIE family protein phosphatase encodes MDQWPAPLRGAVDIALSSGMQIVLFWGPEYIALYNDPYIPTIGAKHPAALGRPAVENWAETWDVLRPLLDRVRETGEPFWAPDHPFRLIRHGFLEQTYFDVSYGPIRLADGSSGGVLCLVSETTGRVLGERRLRTLSQVGAATSGMGTRQEVAQAVVSALAEARDDVPSALLYLPGDDGDLRLTGPHGAAPARIAADDDLLRSVAGGDAVTELPGGRFGSCGPVVALPLTSGADLLGVLVCGVNPMLQLRGPYQEFFEVLAASVSRALSAAEAHERERDQTRALAELDNAKSAFFANISHELRTPLTLILGPLQELLDDPSLGSEQRVALHAAHRNAMRLLTLVNDVLDFTSVDSGWTRARYQPTDLAAQTAELAGVFRSSMESVGLTLRVEGDPLPEPVHLDRRMWERIVFNLLSNALKHTFTGGVTVGVRDGEGHAVVTVSDTGVGIPGHEMVSLFERFHRVSGSPSRSHEGTGIGLALVRELVTLHGGRIGADSRVGKGTTFTITLPYGSAHLPQDQIVEASAPYGPAPGETPWLPIPDEPPVRGPAAGTAARGTADEAGRDTTDRTAGQGTAGEAAARGSAGEATARGTAGETAYPVPAAGAVPEPAADHPALERILVADDNADLRDYLVRLLSPHWVVTAVADGAAALNAAREQPPDLVIADVMMPGMDGLELVRRLRGDPDTRSVSIMLLSARAGKEESLTGLTAGADEYLVKPFSARELLTRVRGVLRLAATRSRHNRQLRELTEAALAINEAPSAREVLALTERYGRLLADSPAAEVALTSGGDLRIEPPSGTASGDGADDTVLRQLAQLTVARLENLEQLELEHRIATTLQLALLPEVPDITGVEIVGRYLPGNDEAGVGGDWYDVIRVSDDEVVLVIGDIVGKGVKAAATMGRMRNALRAYALEDPDPGRTLSRLNRMTASRHDRMHGTVLCVRLSLPTGRLHYSSAGHPPVLVCRADGEAGYLDGATAPLIGAVPSVVFSTAEARLDRGDRLLLYTDGIVEKRSADIFAGMARLRSEMARAAGLGLDAQLESLLNLIDREDNRDDVALLGFALA; translated from the coding sequence ATGGATCAGTGGCCGGCCCCCCTCAGAGGCGCCGTCGACATCGCACTCTCCTCCGGCATGCAGATCGTCCTGTTCTGGGGGCCGGAATACATCGCCCTCTACAACGACCCCTACATCCCCACCATCGGCGCCAAGCACCCGGCGGCCCTCGGCCGACCGGCCGTGGAGAACTGGGCGGAGACCTGGGACGTCCTGCGCCCGCTGCTCGACCGGGTGCGCGAGACGGGCGAACCCTTCTGGGCCCCGGACCACCCCTTCCGGCTGATCCGGCACGGCTTTCTCGAACAGACCTACTTCGACGTCTCCTACGGCCCGATACGGCTGGCCGACGGGTCCTCCGGCGGGGTGCTGTGCCTGGTCAGCGAGACGACCGGCCGGGTGCTGGGCGAGCGCAGGCTGCGCACGCTGAGCCAGGTCGGCGCGGCGACGAGCGGGATGGGCACGCGGCAGGAGGTGGCACAGGCCGTCGTCTCCGCCCTCGCCGAGGCACGCGACGACGTGCCGTCGGCCCTGCTGTACCTCCCCGGCGACGACGGGGACCTGCGGCTCACCGGGCCGCACGGCGCGGCTCCGGCACGGATCGCCGCCGACGACGACCTGCTGCGCTCCGTGGCCGGCGGGGACGCCGTCACGGAGCTGCCCGGCGGGCGTTTCGGCTCCTGCGGCCCGGTGGTCGCGCTGCCCCTCACCTCGGGAGCCGACCTGCTGGGCGTGCTCGTGTGCGGGGTCAACCCGATGTTGCAACTGCGCGGGCCGTACCAGGAGTTCTTCGAGGTGCTCGCGGCGAGCGTGTCGCGGGCGCTGTCCGCCGCCGAGGCCCACGAGCGGGAGCGCGACCAGACGCGGGCGCTCGCGGAGCTCGACAACGCCAAGTCCGCGTTCTTCGCCAACATCAGCCACGAGCTGCGCACCCCGCTGACCCTGATCCTCGGCCCCCTGCAGGAGCTGCTCGACGACCCCTCCCTCGGCTCCGAGCAGCGGGTCGCCCTCCACGCGGCCCACCGCAACGCGATGCGGCTGCTCACGCTGGTCAACGACGTGCTCGACTTCACCAGCGTCGACTCCGGCTGGACCCGCGCCCGCTACCAGCCGACCGATCTGGCCGCGCAGACCGCCGAGCTGGCCGGGGTGTTCCGCTCGTCGATGGAGAGCGTCGGGCTGACCCTCCGCGTGGAGGGCGACCCGCTGCCGGAGCCGGTCCACCTCGACCGGCGCATGTGGGAGCGGATCGTCTTCAACCTGCTCTCCAACGCGTTGAAGCACACCTTCACCGGCGGCGTCACCGTCGGCGTCCGGGACGGCGAGGGCCATGCCGTGGTCACGGTCTCCGACACCGGCGTCGGCATACCCGGCCACGAGATGGTCAGCCTCTTCGAACGCTTCCACCGGGTCAGCGGGTCGCCGTCGCGCAGCCACGAGGGGACGGGCATCGGCCTGGCCCTCGTGCGCGAGCTGGTCACCCTCCACGGCGGCCGGATCGGGGCCGACAGCCGTGTCGGTAAGGGGACGACCTTCACGATCACCCTGCCGTACGGCTCGGCGCACCTGCCCCAGGACCAGATCGTCGAGGCGAGCGCACCGTACGGACCGGCGCCGGGCGAGACACCGTGGCTGCCGATCCCGGACGAGCCGCCGGTCCGTGGCCCGGCGGCCGGGACCGCGGCCCGGGGCACCGCGGACGAGGCCGGTCGAGACACCACGGACAGGACAGCGGGCCAGGGCACCGCGGGCGAGGCCGCAGCTCGGGGCAGCGCGGGCGAGGCCACGGCCCGGGGTACGGCGGGCGAGACCGCGTACCCCGTCCCGGCGGCCGGGGCCGTGCCGGAGCCCGCCGCGGACCATCCCGCTCTGGAGCGGATCCTCGTCGCCGACGACAACGCCGACCTGCGCGACTATCTCGTCCGCCTGCTCAGCCCGCACTGGGTGGTGACGGCGGTCGCCGACGGCGCCGCCGCGCTGAACGCCGCCCGGGAGCAGCCCCCCGACCTGGTCATCGCCGATGTGATGATGCCCGGCATGGACGGGCTGGAGCTGGTGCGCAGGCTACGCGGCGACCCCGACACCCGGAGTGTGTCGATCATGCTGCTGTCGGCGCGGGCCGGCAAGGAGGAGTCCCTGACGGGGCTCACCGCGGGGGCCGACGAATACCTGGTGAAGCCGTTCTCCGCCCGGGAGCTGCTCACCCGGGTGCGCGGCGTGCTGCGGCTGGCCGCCACCCGGTCGCGGCACAACCGCCAGCTGCGCGAGCTGACCGAGGCCGCGCTCGCGATCAACGAGGCGCCGTCGGCGCGCGAGGTGCTGGCGCTCACCGAGAGATACGGCCGGCTGCTGGCCGACTCCCCGGCCGCGGAGGTGGCGCTCACCTCCGGCGGCGACCTCCGGATCGAGCCGCCGAGCGGCACCGCCTCCGGCGACGGCGCCGACGACACGGTGCTCCGGCAGCTCGCCCAGCTCACCGTCGCGCGCCTGGAGAACCTGGAGCAGCTTGAGCTGGAGCACCGGATCGCGACCACGCTGCAGCTCGCCCTGCTGCCCGAGGTCCCCGACATCACCGGCGTGGAGATCGTCGGCCGCTACCTGCCGGGCAACGACGAGGCCGGCGTCGGCGGCGACTGGTACGACGTCATCCGCGTCTCCGACGACGAGGTGGTGCTGGTGATCGGCGACATCGTCGGCAAGGGGGTGAAGGCCGCCGCCACCATGGGCCGGATGCGCAACGCGCTGCGGGCCTACGCCCTGGAGGACCCCGACCCCGGCCGGACCCTCAGCCGCCTCAACCGGATGACGGCCAGCCGCCACGACCGCATGCACGGAACCGTCCTGTGCGTACGGCTGTCGCTGCCGACCGGGCGCCTGCACTACTCCAGCGCGGGCCACCCACCCGTCCTGGTCTGCCGGGCGGACGGGGAGGCCGGCTATCTCGACGGCGCGACGGCCCCGCTGATCGGGGCCGTGCCGTCCGTGGTCTTCTCCACGGCCGAGGCCCGCCTGGACCGGGGCGACCGGCTGCTCCTCTACACCGACGGCATCGTCGAGAAGCGGTCGGCGGACATCTTCGCCGGCATGGCCAGGCTCCGCTCCGAGATGGCGAGGGCGGCCGGTCTCGGCCTCGACGCCCAGTTGGAGTCGCTGCTCAACCTGATCGACCGCGAGGACAACCGCGACGACGTGGCCCTGCTCGGCTTCGCCCTCGCCTGA